Within Stella humosa, the genomic segment CAGTCGGCGTCCGAGCGGGTTGCCATCAGGTAGGCGAGCTTGCCGCCCAGGCAGTAGCCGACGGTGCCGACCTTGCCCGTGCATTCCGGCCGGCTGCGCAGATGGTTCATGGTGGAAACGAGGTCGCTGACGCCCTTGTCGACGTCGAACCCGCCGAAGAGTTGGAAGGCCTTCTTCCATTCGGCTTCGGACTTGTCGGTGATCTGGATGCCCGGCTCCTGGCGCCAGAAGAGGTCGGGGCAAAGCGCCACATAGCCGAGCGCCGCGATCTCGTCGGAGATTTCCCGCATCACCTGGTTGACGCCGAACACTTCCTGGATGACGACGACGCCGGGGCCGCGATTGGCCTTGGGCAGCGACAGGTAGCCGGTGAACGAACCACCACCAATGGCGTCGATGGAGATGTCGGGCATGGGTATCCTCCGGTCATGAAAGGCTTCTGCAGAAGGACGGCAACCCTAGCGAAGGCGCCCTGCCATGTCATCGCCTGCCATGTCTGACGAGCCATGCGGGGCACGTTGGAGACCCATGCTTGCGGCAGATCTTCCCGCAGTCGAGCGGATCGGCGAGATCGTGCATCCGGCCTATCCCGAGGCGGCCGCAGTGCCGGCCGAGCGCCTGTCCCTGTTCCCGGCGGGCTGCTTCATCGCCGAGGGTCCGGAGATCCTGGGCTATGCCGTGTCCCATCCCGGCATCCTGGGCGTGCCGCCCGTGCTCGACAGCCTGCTGGGCGGCCTGCCGGCGGTGGCGGACTGCCTCTACCTGCACGATGTGGCACTGCTGCCGGCAGCGCGCGGCCGAGGGCTGGGGAGGATGCTGGTCGATCGACTGCTGGGATTGGCGGCGGCGCGATCGCTGCCGTGCCTGGCGCTGGTCGCGGTGAACCGGTCGGTGCCCTACTGGACGCGGCTGGGGTTCCAGCCACCGGAGGGGGCATCCGACCGGCTGCGGGCCAAGCTCGCCAGTTATGGCGGCGATGCGGCCTACCTGGTGCGGCCGGTCTAGATATCCAGCATGGCCCCTTCGAGGCCAAGCAGCCGGCGCTTCGTCATGCGCCCCTCGCCGCCGCTGAAGCCGCCCAGCCCGTGGCTGCCGGTGATGCGATGGCAGGGAATGAAGATCGGGATCGGGTTGCTGCCGCAGGCCTGCCCCACGGCACGGGCGACACCGCCGGCCACCTTGGCCAGGTCGGCATAGGTCCGCGTCTGGCCATAGGGGATGGCGCACATGCCCTGCCACACGGCCCGCTCGAACGCCGTGCCCGCCGGCATCAGGGGCAGGTCGAAATCCTGCAGGCGGCGATCGAAATAGGCGGCAAGCTGCCCGGCCGCCGCATCCAGCAAGGGCGACCGGGCGTCGCCGCCGGGACCGCGCCAGCCGGCCGCGACGACGGCACCTTCAGCCTCGGCGATGGTGAAACGACCGACCGGGGTATCGACCGAGCGATAGAGGCGAGGGGCTGCCGCCATCCTCATCGCTCCTCCAGATTGTCGCGCAGCAGGTCGGCATCGGCCAGCGGCAGCGAGCAGACGGGTCCGGCGCAGACGAACGCCGCTGGCGGATGGGGGATGCCTGTCTTGCCCGCAGCGGGGTGGCCGACGGGCAGCGATGCGCCGGGGCGGACGACCGACAGCACCCGGTCGGGCAGCGAGACGTCGAGCACGGCGCGGCGCAGGCCTTGCGTGGCGACATCGTCCTCGCCCACCAGGACGATCTGCAAGGGCCGCTCGAGGAATGCGGCGGCGTTCAGCAGGCTGGCCAGGGGGAAGAAGTTGCGCGCGACCGCGCCCGAAAAGGCGCCGACCACGGCTTCCGCCCGCGAACGGTAGCGCCCTTCGCCCGTCAACGTATGGAGGCGGGTCAGGACCTCGACCATCACGGCATTGCCGGACGGCACGGCATGGTCGTTGGCATGCTTCACGCGGGCGACGAGGTCGCGCGTGTCGGTCGCGGCGAAGAAATAGCCGGCCTCGGCCGGGTCCCAGTGGTAACGGTCGGCCTGATCGACATGGGCGCGGGCCTCGGCCAGGAAGCGCTCGTCGCCAGTGGCCTCCAGCAGCGCCAGGGCAGCCCGCGCCAGATGGGCATGGTCGTCGAGCGTCGCTGGATGGCGGGCCGCGGCATCGCACCAGGAGTGGGTGCGCCGGCCGCTGCCGTCGACCAGGCGGGCAACCACGAAATCATAGGCTTCGACGGCGGCCGCAACCCAGTCGGGCCGTTCGAAGACGAGGCCGGCATTGGCAAGCGCGGCCACGGCCATGCCGTTCCAGTCCGCCAGCACCTTGTCATCGCGGCCCGGGCGGATGCGGCCGGCGCGAACCGCCAGCAGCCGGGCCCGGCAGGCGGCCAGGAACGGCTCCTCGTCGGCGTTCCACGCCATGGATCGGCTGCGATTGAGGATCGTGCGTTCCTCCCAGTTGCCGTGCGGCGTCACATCGTAGACCGCCTTGAAGCGGGCCGCGTCGGGTCCTAGGACCTGGTCGATCTCGGCCGCCGTCCAGACGTAGAACTTGCCCTCGACGCCCTCGCTGTCGGCGTCAAGAGCGGCCGCGAACGCGGCACCTTCCACGCGCATCTCGCGCAGCAACCATTCGATGGTCTCGCGCACCCGGGCGGCATGGAGCGGCTGGCGGGTTTCCTGCCAGACCAGCGTCAGCAGGTCGATGAGCTGGGCGTTGTCGTAGAGCATCTTCTCGAAGTGCGGCACCAGCCATTCGGCATCGACCGAATAGCGCGAGAAGCCCCCACCCAGATGATCGTAGATGCCGCCCTGGGCCATGTGGTCGAGCGTCAGCAGCACCGCATGGCGGAAGGGCTGCTCACGGCGGCGGCGCCAGGCCCGCCACAGCAGCTGGATCACGAAAGGCTGCGGGAACTTGGGCGCGTCGCCGA encodes:
- a CDS encoding thioredoxin domain-containing protein translates to MLQNRLGDETSPYLRQHRDNPVHWQPWDAATLELARTTGKPILLSVGYAACHWCHVMAHESFEDPEIARLMNALFINIKVDREERPDLDQIYQHALALTGESGGWPLTMFLTPAAEPFWGGTYFPPTARYGRPGFPEVLRAVSETFARDPDKVAKNVTTLREGLGQLSKTHPGSGIGLAAIDQVARRLVREIDPFHGGIGDAPKFPQPFVIQLLWRAWRRRREQPFRHAVLLTLDHMAQGGIYDHLGGGFSRYSVDAEWLVPHFEKMLYDNAQLIDLLTLVWQETRQPLHAARVRETIEWLLREMRVEGAAFAAALDADSEGVEGKFYVWTAAEIDQVLGPDAARFKAVYDVTPHGNWEERTILNRSRSMAWNADEEPFLAACRARLLAVRAGRIRPGRDDKVLADWNGMAVAALANAGLVFERPDWVAAAVEAYDFVVARLVDGSGRRTHSWCDAAARHPATLDDHAHLARAALALLEATGDERFLAEARAHVDQADRYHWDPAEAGYFFAATDTRDLVARVKHANDHAVPSGNAVMVEVLTRLHTLTGEGRYRSRAEAVVGAFSGAVARNFFPLASLLNAAAFLERPLQIVLVGEDDVATQGLRRAVLDVSLPDRVLSVVRPGASLPVGHPAAGKTGIPHPPAAFVCAGPVCSLPLADADLLRDNLEER
- a CDS encoding methylated-DNA--[protein]-cysteine S-methyltransferase — translated: MAAAPRLYRSVDTPVGRFTIAEAEGAVVAAGWRGPGGDARSPLLDAAAGQLAAYFDRRLQDFDLPLMPAGTAFERAVWQGMCAIPYGQTRTYADLAKVAGGVARAVGQACGSNPIPIFIPCHRITGSHGLGGFSGGEGRMTKRRLLGLEGAMLDI
- a CDS encoding GNAT family N-acetyltransferase is translated as MLAADLPAVERIGEIVHPAYPEAAAVPAERLSLFPAGCFIAEGPEILGYAVSHPGILGVPPVLDSLLGGLPAVADCLYLHDVALLPAARGRGLGRMLVDRLLGLAAARSLPCLALVAVNRSVPYWTRLGFQPPEGASDRLRAKLASYGGDAAYLVRPV
- a CDS encoding dienelactone hydrolase family protein, whose product is MPDISIDAIGGGSFTGYLSLPKANRGPGVVVIQEVFGVNQVMREISDEIAALGYVALCPDLFWRQEPGIQITDKSEAEWKKAFQLFGGFDVDKGVSDLVSTMNHLRSRPECTGKVGTVGYCLGGKLAYLMATRSDADCSVSFYGVGLDALVDEAKSITRPLLMHIAEKDKFVPPEAQAKVKAALAGHPQVTVHSYPGVDHAFARIGGEHFDRAAADLANERTRTFFKTHLG